Within Pseudomonas sp. LBUM920, the genomic segment GCGCTTGTCTCGCCATTCGCGCTGGGAACATCGGCACTCGCGGACGCATTGTTACCCAACGGGGTGTCCGGAATAGCCGGCGCAGCCTGATTGGCAGCAACATTCTGAGTCGGCAGGGCAGCCTGGCCGTAGTCCTGGTTCCACTTAAGAACCATGACGTAGGACACGATTGCCAGGGCGACGATCAGGATCGTGCGTTTAATATCCATGATTACTCGGCCATCGAAGAAGAACGGGAGGTAGGGATAGGTGGAACCGGGTCAAAACCACCGGGATTCCACGGATGACAGCGGCCTAAACGACGAAAGGCCAGCCAGCCACCGCGCAGAAGACCATGATTTTCTATG encodes:
- the yidD gene encoding membrane protein insertion efficiency factor YidD: MRKLALVPIQFYRYAISPLMADHCRFYPSCSCYALEAIENHGLLRGGWLAFRRLGRCHPWNPGGFDPVPPIPTSRSSSMAE